One stretch of Cyanobacteria bacterium GSL.Bin1 DNA includes these proteins:
- the lepB gene encoding signal peptidase I, with translation MAENNVENPWVEGLKTLALSAVLAFGVRTFVAEARYIPSTSMLPTLKINDRLLIEKIGYRFTSPERGDIVVFSPTEALKEQGYDDAFIKRVIGLPGETIQVRGGVVTVDGQPLLENYLADEPDYDFGPVTVPEGHYLVLGDNRNNSYDSHYWGFLPRENIIGRAAVRFWPLGRMTFIDDPSYSQSEQEAPQTP, from the coding sequence ATGGCTGAAAATAATGTAGAAAATCCCTGGGTAGAAGGACTGAAAACCTTAGCTTTAAGTGCGGTGTTAGCTTTTGGCGTTCGTACCTTTGTTGCCGAAGCACGGTACATTCCTTCCACATCCATGTTACCGACCTTAAAAATTAATGACCGTCTCCTGATTGAAAAGATTGGCTATCGCTTTACCTCTCCCGAAAGAGGAGATATTGTTGTTTTCTCGCCAACAGAGGCGCTAAAGGAACAAGGCTATGATGATGCTTTTATTAAGCGGGTGATTGGTCTACCGGGAGAAACGATTCAAGTCAGGGGAGGCGTCGTAACAGTCGATGGCCAGCCTCTGCTGGAAAATTATCTTGCCGATGAACCGGATTATGATTTTGGTCCGGTGACAGTTCCCGAGGGTCACTACTTGGTTTTAGGCGATAATCGGAATAATAGCTATGATTCTCATTATTGGGGATTTTTGCCTCGTGAAAATATTATCGGTCGCGCTGCTGTCCGGTTTTGGCCCCTCGGTCGGATGACATTCATTGATGACCCGTCATACTCTCAATCAGAACAAGAAGCTCCACAAACGC